The proteins below are encoded in one region of Aspergillus nidulans FGSC A4 chromosome III:
- a CDS encoding U6 snRNP complex subunit PRP24 (transcript_id=CADANIAT00005779), which produces MMDINSLLSPQDANSQSGRSAPASGSSSGNTPPAPSPAPKPLRKGRAAATNRPVMASSPLATHVYAPPSRAPEPSPPSSLGSAVNMGGKSGSGTPPTVDLQNSRQPSTPGMDTLADLASMQHHQPPRPRAANLRTPSYESQLSPSTIHPNVNQISHNTPTPRSSFDIAMSDGPRESARRDYAGSSLLPDARRMATELFARIQVNPQSYEAHVNFIRLLHDGFVNHVYPPNNPDIHGDPREYDLLKDMRTAREEMDKLFAMGEDLWAEWIQDESMLATSVNERIAVMELCQRSIEEEYGSTKLWIIYGEWVLYLYNSAHGDSSQSRWSEEDRLVGREVFTWQSVLDTWQRGAEATRWRIHDSHLVWDRLLELQVRDLSRNPSQDKIARVRELFDIRLQTPHATWDLTFQAFSNFISTYYNANYENIMAETAGKYATPVKDQYAAREDLEIRLRNAAESGDRAQEWAIFGEYIEWELNRNRRRRNTNFELINAIYQRAVLRFQTDANIWEDYIMFLIDESMHGNAHPTTISALDRATRHCPGSGTLWSQYLLSSEREGQPFTKIADIKHKATSTGLLDVGGMEEVLKVHTAWCSYLRRRAFLSEATDEDLDVAEVGIRSAIESVQELGEKKYGRSYEGDPLFRLERIYIRYLSESGSWDSARETFKGLMGRRGNSYEFWLTYYHWELVSWSKFVQGEATVDAARRTPNPSFATAVLKQAIKRTDLDWPEKIMQVYVAHCEDYEDSEELQLAILETRKAMRAINARRQREAQEAAAQQAAAAATETQEASQSEKRKREDESTANGLPTKRARADRASVEAEPVALRRDRENSTVVVKNLPQGTTEHKVRQFFRDCGAINGVKMMPGEDGKSEVAMIEFNTRDDAAAAQTRDQKTFDGNTIQVHFGSETTLFVTNFPPTADENYIRDLFSKYGEIIDIRFPSLKYNTHRRFCYLQFKTSVAAHSALALDGSAVGNGLHLVVKISDPSRKQDRNGPIYEGREIHVSNVNWSASEDDLKELFSRFGTVELVRLPRKVDGGSKGFGYVVFSSKEEATAALAMHEQEFRGRPLHVKVSAPQGAKRIAATVVTRVGKSQSPAPEANGAPPATDLEEPTGERRDRTLGLMNVPDTVNDARIRALAEPYGKLVKVVLRPDHQGAIVEYADVNHAGKAALELEGQEITPGRKLHIGTVGEMLKQSAEKKAPVQAPKPKDKPKSSFLTPTAPIKRPPQPGGRSGKRGHLGVKRGTAQPTSTTTTMTTTTTNASGEGSKNQKSNDDFRAMIQRSQEDSNSESAS; this is translated from the exons ATGATGGATATCAATTCACTTCTTTCACCGCAAGATGCGAACTCACAATCTGGGCGCTCAGCGCCCGCATCGGGTTCTTCGTCCGGCAATACCCCCCCTGCGCCCAGTCCAGCTCCTAAACCTCTACGGAAGGGTCGCGCCGCCGCTACGAACCGGCCCGTGATGGCCTCGTCACCGCTCGCGACGCACGTCTACGCCCCTCCCTCACGGGCTCCTGAGCCTTCCCCGCCCTCGTCGCTGGGTTCCGCTGTTAACATGGGTGGGAAGAGCGGAAGCGGAACGCCACCGACTGTAGACCTTCAGAACTCGCGGCAGCCGTCGACGCCGGGCATGGACACGCTTGCTGATCTCGCCTCCATGCAACATCACCAACCACCGCGGCCACGTGCCGCTAATCTACGAACCCCATCCTACGAGAGTCAACTCTCGCCATCGACCATCCATCCGAATGTCAATCAGATTTCGCATAACACCCCAACTCCACGATCGTCGTTTGATATCGCCATGTCTGACGGACCGAGGGAGAGCGCACGTAGAGACTATGCGGGCTCGTCGCTGCTTCCAGATGCGCGGCGGATGGCAACTGAATTATTTGCCCGCATTCAGGTTAACCCGCAGTCGTACGAAGCGCACGTCAATTTCATCCGCCTGTTACATGACGGGTTTGTAAATCACGTTTACCCGCCGAATAACCCGGATATCCATGGAGACCCTCGCGAGTACGATCTACTCAAGGATATGAGGACTGcgagagaggagatggacaAGCTCTTTGCCATGGGTGAGGATCTATGGGCTGAGTGGATCCAGGATGAGAGTATGTTGGCCACGTCGGTGAACGAACGCATCGCCGTGATGGAACTCTGCCAGCGGTCGATCGAAGAAGAATACGGCAGCACCAAGCTCTGGATTATTTACGGAGAGTGGGTGTTATACCTGTACAATTCCGCGCACGGCGACTCGAGCCAAAGCCGTTGGTCGGAGGAAGATCGGCTGGTGGGCCGTGAAGTCTTCACCTGGCAGAGCGTCTTGGACACATGGCAGAGGGGCGCTGAGGCAACGAGGTGGAGGATCCACGACAGTCATCTCGTGTGGGACCGCCTGTTGGAATTGCAAGTGCGAGATCTCTCTCGAAACCCGTCCCAGGATAAGATCGCGCGAGTACGAGAGCTGTTCGATATCCGACTGCAAACCCCTCACGCCACATGGGACTTGACATTCCAGGCGTTCTCTAATTTCATCTCAACCTACTACAACGCTAACTACGAGAATATTATGGCAGAAACTGCAGGAAAATATGCCACTCCGGTCAAGGATCAGTATGCGGCTCGCGAGGATCTCGAAATTCGGCTCCGCAACGCCGCTGAATCCGGGGACCGGGCTCAGGAGTGGGCAATATTTGGCGAATACATTGAGTGGGAACTTAATCGCAACCGCCGGAGACGAAATACTAACTTCGAACTAATCAACGCAATATACCAACGCGCGGTTTTACGATTCCAAACAGACGCGAATATCTGGGAGGATTATATCATGTTTTTGATCGATGAATCAATGCACGGCAATGCACACCCGACAACAATCTCTGCGCTCGACAGGGCGACTCGCCACTGCCCTGGCTCCGGCACTCTGTGGTCGCAGTATCTGCTCAGCTCCGAAAGGGAAGGACAGCCTTTTACCAAGATCGCCGATATAAAGCACAAGGCAACAAGCACCGGTTTACTCGATGTTGGCGGCATGGAAGAGGTACTGAAGGTGCATACAGCATGGTGCAGCTACCTTCGTCGACGTGCGTTTTTGTCCGAAGCAACTGATGAAGACCTGGACGTGGCCGAGGTGGGAATTCGTTCGGCGATTGAGAGCGTCCAGGAACTTGGCGAGAAGAAATATGGTCGCTCCTACGAAGGTGACCCGCTTTTCCGCTTAGAGCGCATTTACATACGCTACCTCAGTGAAAGTGGCAGCTGGGACAGCGCCCGAGAAACATTTAAGGGGCTCATGGGACGTCGTGGCAACAGCTACGAGTTCTGGCTGACGTACTATCACTGGGAATTGGTTTCGTGGAGCAAGTTTGTGCAAGGTGAAGCAACAGTTGACGCTGCTCGCCGAACACCCAATCCCAGCTTTGCCACGGCTGTTCTAAAACAAGCTATCAAGCGGACGGACCTCGACTGGCCGGAGAAGATCATGCAGGTCTACGTCGCGCACTGCGAAGACTACGAGGACTCGGAGGAACTGCAGCTCGCAATTCTGGAGACTCGCAAGGCAATGCGAGCTATCAACGCCCGTCGTCAGCGGGAAGCCCAGGAGGCTGCCGCTCAAcaggcagcggcggcagcgaccGAAACCCAGGAGGCTTCTCAGTCGGAAAAGAGGAAACGAGAAGATGAATCGACGGCAAACGGCCTCCCAACTAAGAGGGCGCGAGCAGACAGAGCGTCAGTTGAAGCGGAGCCAGTTGCGCTTCGCCGTGATCGTGAAAATTCTACGGTTGTGGTCAAGAACCTGCCTCAAGGCACCACTGAGCACAAAGTCCGACAATTCTTCCGTGAT TGCGGTGCTATTAATGGTGTCAAGATGATGCCTGGTGAAGACGGAAAATCGGAAGTGGCTATGATCGAGTTCAATACTCGAGACGATGCAGCCGCTGCACAGACTCGTGACCAGAAGACTTTCGATGGCAACACTATCCAAGTTCACTTCGGTTCCGAGACGACCTTGTTTGTGACCAACTTTCCCCCTACAGCCGATGAAAACTACATTCGAGATCTGTTCAGCAAA TATGGCGAAATAATAGACATCCGGTTTCCTTCGCTAAAGTATAACACGCACCGACGGTTTTGTTACCTGCAATTCAAAACATCTGTGGCAGCCCACAGTGCTCTTGCATTGGACGGGTCGGCAGTTGGCAACGGCCTCCACCTTGTGGTGAAAATCTCTGATCCTTCTCGCAAGCAAGACCGCAATGGCCCAATATATGAAGGCAGGGAAATCCACGTTTCCAATGTGAATTGGAGTGCAAGTGAGGACGATCTGAAAGAGTTGTTCTCCAGGTTCGGCACAGTGGAATTGGTTCGTCTTCCTAGGAAAGTCGACGGGGGCAGCAAGGGTTTTGGTTATGTTGTATTTAGttcgaaggaggaggcaaCTGCGGCGCTGGCTATGCATGAGCAAGAGTTCCGAGGCCGCCCGCTCCACGTGAAGGTGTCTGCTCCTCAGGGCGCAAAACGGATCGCAGCAACCGTGGTGACACGCGTCGGGAAGTCACAATCTCCCGCTCCGGAGGCTAATGGCGCTCCACCGGCGACCGACTTGGAAGAGCCTACGGGTGAGCGGAGGGACCGTACGCTGGGATTGATGAACGTTCCAGACACGGTGAACGATGCGCGCATCCGGGCTCTTGCTGAGCCATACGGGAAACTCGTTAAAGTTGTACTCCGACCGGATCACCAAGGAGCGATTGTCGAGTATGCGGACGTCAACCATGCAGGAAAAGCGGCTCTGGAACTGGAAGGACAGGAGATCACGCCGGGACGGAAACTGCACATTGGAACCGTGGGCgagatgctgaagcagtcCGCAGAGAAAAAAGCGCCAGTGCAGGCGCCGAAACCCAAGGACAAACCCAAGAGCTCTTTCCTTACCCCGACGGCGCCTATCAAGCGGCCGCCCCAGCCCGGAGGGCGGAGTGGGAAGCGCGGGCACCTAGGGGTGAAGCGCGGAACGGCCCAGCCAACGAGTACCACGACGACAATGACCACGACCACGACGAATGCCTCCGGCGAGGGGAGCAAGAACCAGAAGAGCAACGATGACTTCCGTGCGATGATCCAGCGGAGTCAGGAGGATTCGAACTCGGAATCAGCATCATAA
- a CDS encoding uncharacterized protein (transcript_id=CADANIAT00005780) — MDFHLIPRGTDRNYTGFLTKTIVYSGSLIVFLASFGLSIAAIAIPRWVSYHSSSYDYSYGLHRRCSSLTDTCEAFPNREDCIGEDRYFCSMWRTVGFGMSFAVVLEGLSVVAFLIVLSGGKRLREEGWRVLSLLILAGAAVQAGCMGLVAYLVENEPRFFVGWRLDESWIYCTVSWCVSVFSAGAIILAAYSLPSEGGYELIPDHS, encoded by the exons ATGGACTTCCATCTCATTCCCCGCGGCACAGACCGCAACTATACGGGGTTCCTAACAAAGACAATCGTCTACTCGGGGTCTCTAATAGTCTTTCTTGCCT CATTCGGTCTTTCAATAGCAGCCATTGCAATCCCACGCTGGGTCTCCTACCACAGCTCATCGTACGACTATTCCTACGGGCTCCACCGGCGTTGTTCCTCTTTAACAGATACATGCGAGGCCTTTCCCAACCGTGAAGACTGTATCGGTGAAGACCGGTACTTTTGTTCGATGTGGCGGACCGTGGGATTTGGGATGTCATTTGCCGTTGTGCTGGAGGGGTTGAGTGTTGTTGCGTTTCTCATTGTGCTCTCTGGCGGAAAGAGGCTCAGGGAGGAGGGATGGAGGGTTCTGAGTCTCCTTATTCTTGCTGGTGCGGCTGTGCAGGCGGGGTGTATGGGACTTGTG GCATATCTGGTGGAAAACGAACCGCGGTTTTTCGTGGGCTGGCGACTGGACGAATCGTGGATATATTGCACTGTTAGTTGGTGCGTGAGCGTCTTCTCCGCTGGCGCGATTATCCTCGCGGCTTATAGTCTGCCTTCGGAGGGAGGTTATGAGTTGATCCCGGATCACTCGTGA